A DNA window from Amycolatopsis sp. DSM 110486 contains the following coding sequences:
- a CDS encoding SHOCT domain-containing protein, giving the protein MSSYPLLNIFWTMLWFFLWILWFMLLFRVIADIFRDDHLNGWAKAGWTIFVCILPFLGIFVYLVARGRGMGERAQERAQRQEQAFRSYVQDAARDKPPSDRGPDRVGELERLAGLRKSGDLTEDEYQQAKSKLLAV; this is encoded by the coding sequence GTGTCGAGCTATCCGCTGCTCAACATTTTCTGGACCATGTTGTGGTTCTTCCTCTGGATCTTGTGGTTCATGCTCCTGTTCCGCGTGATAGCGGACATCTTCCGAGACGATCACCTCAACGGCTGGGCCAAGGCGGGGTGGACGATCTTCGTCTGCATCCTGCCATTCCTCGGAATCTTCGTGTACCTCGTTGCCCGCGGCCGTGGCATGGGCGAGCGCGCGCAGGAACGCGCACAGCGCCAGGAGCAGGCATTCCGCTCCTACGTGCAGGACGCGGCGCGCGATAAGCCACCGTCGGACCGTGGACCCGATCGGGTCGGCGAGCTGGAGCGGCTGGCCGGCTTGCGCAAGAGCGGCGACCTCACCGAAGACGAGTACCAACAGGCCAAGTCGAAGCTGCTCGCTGTTTGA